A region from the Vibrio rumoiensis genome encodes:
- a CDS encoding cytosolic protein, protein MFIHHVNDIDWLVITAFEELKTLFIEEAGRIPSCFSTTSELSLIDQAKRTYGYLPSLSGVITDTGTFQSQDNEEDLHPQLACLVEGRGRVFIYHGGFVAFVDDEQTFITRLD, encoded by the coding sequence ATGTTTATTCATCATGTTAACGACATCGACTGGCTAGTGATTACCGCTTTTGAAGAGCTGAAAACTTTATTTATCGAAGAAGCCGGTAGGATCCCTTCCTGCTTTTCTACCACCAGCGAATTGAGCTTGATTGATCAGGCCAAGCGCACTTATGGGTATTTGCCTTCACTCAGCGGCGTCATCACCGATACAGGCACTTTTCAAAGCCAAGATAACGAAGAAGATTTGCACCCACAGCTTGCGTGTCTCGTTGAGGGACGCGGTCGAGTATTTATCTACCACGGCGGCTTTGTGGCATTTGTGGATGATGAGCAAACCTTCATTACCCGACTGGACTGA
- a CDS encoding tripartite tricarboxylate transporter permease — MSDILASLMDGFGVALQPYYLFLITLGGILGTVIGMLPGLGPATGVAVLLPMTFSMGPTASLITMTGVYIGAMFGGSRSSILINTPGDGAALAATFDGYPMAMKGRAEAALAISAIASLIGGTIAAVLMTLLAEPVASFAIKFGPAEYFLLMVAALSMTVSMSKGNMLKGFLSMCIGLAISTVGIDGQSGLERFTFGSLELQTGIDFLVVIIGIYAMGEVFKSFKTLSDGSKNVQTEFKKIWINKEEWQRSKWPILRSAPVGFIIGALPGAGGTMASLMCYNNEKQLSKNKDEFGKGAIEGLAAPESANNAASIGAMIPMLSLGVPGSGTTAVMMGALLMLGIQPGPLLFTQHPDTAWGLIASMFVANIILAIVNIPLAGVLVRLLAIPAKILYPIVLGLAFVGCYAISTAVMDFYILIILGIAGVIMGRANIPTAPMILAAIVGSQMEQSFRQAFRISNQDLSIFSQSGISQILLAVIILSVVLPMIGALRNRKSKQPLQSHQG, encoded by the coding sequence ATGTCGGATATTTTAGCGAGTTTAATGGACGGCTTCGGTGTTGCATTGCAGCCTTATTACCTATTTTTAATTACCTTAGGCGGCATTCTTGGCACCGTCATTGGTATGCTACCCGGCCTTGGCCCGGCAACTGGGGTCGCTGTGTTACTCCCTATGACCTTTTCAATGGGACCTACCGCCTCTTTGATCACTATGACGGGTGTCTATATTGGGGCGATGTTTGGTGGCTCTCGTAGTTCAATTTTGATCAATACCCCAGGAGATGGCGCCGCATTAGCCGCCACCTTTGATGGTTACCCTATGGCGATGAAAGGTCGCGCAGAAGCCGCACTGGCCATATCCGCTATCGCATCATTAATTGGTGGCACCATTGCTGCCGTATTGATGACATTATTAGCGGAACCGGTTGCAAGCTTTGCCATTAAATTTGGCCCCGCCGAATACTTTTTATTAATGGTAGCGGCGCTCTCTATGACGGTTTCCATGTCAAAAGGCAACATGCTCAAAGGCTTTTTATCCATGTGCATCGGGCTGGCTATTTCGACCGTCGGCATTGATGGGCAATCAGGGTTAGAGCGCTTTACCTTCGGTAGCCTTGAGCTACAAACTGGCATCGATTTCTTAGTGGTCATCATTGGTATTTATGCGATGGGGGAAGTCTTCAAAAGCTTTAAAACCCTCAGTGATGGCAGCAAGAATGTACAAACCGAATTTAAGAAAATCTGGATTAACAAAGAAGAATGGCAACGTTCAAAATGGCCAATTCTACGCAGTGCCCCAGTTGGTTTTATTATCGGTGCGCTACCCGGTGCAGGCGGCACCATGGCTTCATTAATGTGTTACAACAACGAAAAACAGCTATCTAAAAATAAAGATGAATTTGGTAAAGGCGCAATTGAAGGCCTAGCGGCACCGGAATCGGCCAATAATGCTGCCTCCATCGGCGCAATGATCCCTATGCTTTCTTTAGGCGTTCCCGGTTCAGGCACCACCGCGGTGATGATGGGCGCACTCTTGATGTTAGGCATTCAACCTGGGCCGTTATTGTTCACTCAGCACCCTGATACCGCTTGGGGGCTTATCGCCAGTATGTTTGTGGCTAACATCATTTTAGCAATTGTGAATATTCCGCTTGCGGGTGTGTTGGTTCGTTTGTTGGCCATTCCAGCTAAAATCTTATACCCGATTGTACTGGGTTTAGCCTTTGTGGGTTGTTATGCCATTAGTACCGCCGTGATGGACTTTTACATCCTGATCATTTTAGGCATTGCTGGAGTGATTATGGGCCGCGCCAATATTCCAACAGCACCAATGATCTTAGCGGCGATTGTCGGTAGCCAAATGGAGCAATCATTCCGCCAAGCATTTAGGATTTCAAATCAAGATTTAAGCATTTTTTCACAATCTGGCATTTCACAAATCCTATTAGCGGTGATTATCTTAAGCGTGGTTTTGCCGATGATTGGGGCATTACGCAATCGTAAATCAAAGCAACCACTTCAATCACACCAAGGATAA
- a CDS encoding methionine synthase — protein sequence MTKLFPTSTAGSLPKPAWLAQPQVLWSPWKLEGQELIDGKQDALRIALHEQLLASTDIVSDGEQTRQHFVTTFIEHLNGVDFENRQTVKIRDRYEASVPCVVGPVSRQKSVFVEDAKFLRSQTDKPIKWALPGPMTMVDTLYDAHYKSRRELALEFAKILNEEAKELAKAGVDIIQFDEPAFNVFFDEVNDWGIEALERASEGLTCETAVHICYGYGIKANTDWKKTLGSEWRQYEEVFPKLQRSSIDIISLECHNSHVPMELLELVRGKKVMVGAIDVATNTIETPEEVAATLREALKYVDADKLYPCTNCGMAPLSRDVANAKLHALSAGAEIVRKECLNQ from the coding sequence ATGACAAAATTATTTCCTACTTCGACGGCAGGTAGCCTCCCTAAACCGGCTTGGCTCGCGCAACCTCAAGTTCTTTGGTCACCATGGAAATTAGAGGGACAAGAACTCATTGACGGTAAACAAGATGCACTCCGTATCGCGCTGCATGAACAACTTCTGGCCAGTACGGACATCGTCAGTGATGGCGAACAAACTCGACAACACTTTGTTACTACCTTTATTGAACACTTAAATGGCGTTGATTTTGAAAACCGCCAAACCGTCAAAATTCGTGACCGTTACGAGGCTTCAGTCCCATGCGTCGTCGGGCCAGTATCGCGACAAAAATCCGTCTTTGTTGAAGATGCAAAATTCCTACGCTCACAAACGGACAAACCGATCAAATGGGCATTGCCTGGGCCTATGACAATGGTCGATACCCTTTATGATGCGCACTATAAGAGCCGTAGAGAGTTAGCGTTAGAGTTCGCTAAAATCCTCAATGAAGAAGCAAAAGAACTGGCTAAGGCTGGCGTCGACATTATTCAATTTGATGAACCGGCGTTTAATGTTTTCTTTGATGAAGTGAATGATTGGGGCATCGAAGCCCTTGAACGCGCGAGTGAGGGATTAACGTGCGAAACCGCTGTTCACATTTGCTATGGCTACGGAATTAAAGCCAATACGGATTGGAAAAAGACCCTAGGCAGTGAATGGCGTCAATATGAAGAAGTGTTTCCTAAATTACAACGTTCGAGTATCGATATTATTTCCCTCGAATGCCATAACTCTCATGTCCCGATGGAATTACTTGAATTAGTGCGTGGCAAAAAAGTCATGGTCGGCGCTATCGACGTCGCGACTAACACGATTGAAACCCCAGAAGAGGTTGCTGCAACACTACGCGAAGCGCTGAAATATGTTGATGCAGACAAACTTTACCCATGTACGAACTGTGGTATGGCACCACTCTCGCGTGACGTTGCGAACGCCAAACTCCATGCGTTAAGTGCTGGCGCTGAGATTGTTAGAAAAGAATGTTTAAACCAATAA
- a CDS encoding response regulator: MEKIDVLIVEDDQRISEIHSEMLRQTARFNPVGIAESIQMARVMVKVYKPQLIILDNYLPDGTGIDLFRELMADKSTSKTDIVLITAADDIEIVKDAMKLGCFDYLLKPVSYLRLQETLDRYLSLNNALKAYENLEQRQIDELFNMQLREKQQNQLPKGIEGLTLDKIKRVFSLNVGVKFTVDQIVQEVGISKTTARRYLEYCSANGLLSAENEYGKVGRPERIYIKRN, from the coding sequence ATGGAAAAAATTGATGTATTAATTGTGGAAGATGATCAGAGAATCTCAGAAATACACAGTGAAATGCTGCGCCAAACCGCACGTTTTAATCCTGTCGGTATTGCTGAATCCATCCAGATGGCGCGTGTAATGGTAAAAGTGTACAAGCCTCAACTCATCATCTTGGATAATTATTTACCCGATGGCACTGGCATTGATTTATTTAGAGAGCTGATGGCCGATAAATCAACCAGTAAGACTGACATTGTGTTGATCACCGCTGCCGACGACATTGAAATCGTCAAAGACGCCATGAAATTAGGTTGCTTTGATTATTTATTAAAACCGGTTTCTTACCTGCGTTTGCAAGAAACATTGGATCGTTATCTGTCACTCAATAACGCCCTGAAAGCCTACGAGAACTTAGAACAACGTCAAATTGATGAGCTGTTCAATATGCAACTAAGAGAGAAACAACAAAATCAGTTACCCAAAGGGATCGAAGGGTTAACGCTGGATAAAATTAAGCGCGTTTTCTCCCTCAATGTAGGTGTGAAATTTACTGTCGATCAAATCGTACAAGAAGTCGGGATCAGCAAAACAACGGCCAGACGTTATCTAGAATATTGCAGTGCCAATGGCCTACTTAGCGCCGAAAATGAATATGGCAAAGTTGGTCGTCCAGAGCGAATTTATATCAAACGAAATTAA
- a CDS encoding ATP-binding protein yields MSQISFRTKVFLLLFGLLLIQVAVMIWHFDSTLYKSIKHQVGTRALIQAQEIASDPELIEQVKNRDIQAIKPHIERLAKISDASFIVIGDKNGIRLAHPVPSRVGHPMQGGDNAGALERGESYVTLREGSLGYGIRGKTPILDSQQRIIGVVSVGYLLNRFDQWLDVYMQPLLLEVLIIFILTLLASWAFSRHIQKQMNGMEPDEIAIALKLQKSILSSVYEGVIAIDKRGYFLAMNKSASQVLGTQYDMHYLKNRQIIEYASHTEFFFRQPLHDNIKDEMIRLNGHHLIANRIAIFHQEQLIGWVVSFREKDEIYSLTTDLTQIKQYSDNLRVLRHEFSNRLATISGLIQMGKVDDVLQLIAAENTNKQQLIDFIQHNIHLPQVGGLLLGKSLRAKELGIDLQFDPTCQLNKLNAALNETELCAILGNLIDNAFDSTLKNASSSRIVDVLLSDAGSDLVIEVTDNGVGIEPHLWQRIWKKGFTSKPDKQNHGIGLYLVHQYVSQANGFITLDDASPQGCIFSVFIPNQVPPPSY; encoded by the coding sequence ATGAGTCAGATATCCTTTCGCACCAAAGTTTTTCTATTGCTGTTTGGCTTATTGCTCATTCAAGTAGCAGTCATGATTTGGCACTTTGACAGCACGCTTTATAAATCAATCAAACATCAAGTCGGCACACGAGCTCTAATTCAAGCCCAAGAAATCGCCTCCGACCCTGAGCTTATTGAACAAGTCAAAAATCGAGATATACAAGCCATCAAACCGCACATTGAACGATTGGCGAAGATCTCGGATGCCAGCTTTATTGTCATCGGTGATAAAAATGGCATTCGCCTTGCCCACCCCGTTCCATCACGAGTCGGCCACCCGATGCAAGGGGGAGACAACGCCGGCGCACTCGAACGTGGAGAGTCTTACGTGACACTCAGAGAAGGCAGTTTAGGTTATGGTATTCGAGGAAAGACCCCCATCTTAGATAGCCAACAGCGCATTATTGGTGTGGTTTCAGTAGGCTACTTACTTAATCGCTTTGATCAGTGGCTTGATGTTTATATGCAGCCTTTATTGCTCGAAGTCTTGATTATCTTTATTTTAACGCTGCTCGCCTCTTGGGCGTTTTCTCGTCATATACAAAAACAAATGAATGGCATGGAACCTGATGAAATCGCTATCGCCTTAAAATTACAAAAATCGATATTAAGTTCGGTTTACGAAGGCGTGATTGCCATTGATAAGCGTGGCTATTTCCTTGCGATGAACAAGTCGGCAAGCCAAGTATTAGGTACTCAATATGATATGCACTACTTAAAGAACCGACAAATCATTGAATACGCTTCTCACACTGAGTTCTTTTTTCGCCAGCCACTTCATGACAACATCAAAGATGAAATGATCCGCCTCAATGGCCACCATTTGATCGCCAACCGAATTGCGATATTTCATCAAGAGCAGCTGATTGGCTGGGTAGTGAGTTTTCGAGAAAAAGACGAAATTTATTCGCTCACGACAGACCTTACCCAAATCAAGCAATACAGTGATAACTTGCGCGTATTACGCCATGAATTTTCGAATCGTTTAGCGACCATTTCCGGCTTAATTCAAATGGGTAAAGTGGATGACGTATTGCAGCTTATTGCCGCAGAGAACACCAACAAGCAACAGCTCATTGATTTTATTCAGCATAATATTCACCTTCCTCAAGTTGGTGGGTTGCTACTGGGTAAATCATTACGAGCAAAAGAGTTAGGGATAGATTTGCAATTTGACCCCACCTGCCAGCTCAATAAATTAAACGCCGCACTCAATGAAACCGAACTGTGCGCCATATTGGGCAACCTCATCGACAATGCGTTTGATAGCACATTAAAAAATGCCAGCAGCTCACGAATAGTGGACGTATTGTTGTCGGATGCAGGTTCCGATCTTGTTATTGAAGTCACCGATAATGGCGTCGGAATTGAGCCACATTTATGGCAACGTATTTGGAAAAAAGGCTTTACCAGTAAGCCGGATAAACAAAACCATGGCATTGGCTTATATCTCGTCCATCAATACGTTAGTCAAGCGAACGGTTTTATCACTCTGGATGATGCTAGCCCTCAAGGGTGTATTTTCTCGGTATTTATTCCCAACCAAGTACCACCCCCTTCTTATTAG
- a CDS encoding DUF1852 domain-containing protein, with protein MTLNFTFTINNTCLDENYHPSDNTRITTNFANLARGKHRQQNLRNTLTMINRRFNDLANWDNQSGDRYSVELEIISVNLNMENNDAVIPSIEVLKTYIVDHQTNQRSEGIVGNNFSSYVRDYDFSVRLAEHNKGKTRFSVPEDFGLLHGNIFKSFVNSEAYKQNFAKPPVICLSVSDSKVYQRTHNHHPILGFEYQPNESSLTEQYFQKMGLQVRYFMPKGCVAPLAFFFFGDLLNDYTNLELISTISTMETFQKIYRPEIYFANTVASERYQANLKCNDHSVTGIIYDREERTRLAIEQGKFVEEVFIKPYQHFLEQWSAQYTNTLTSQHSEQF; from the coding sequence ATGACTTTGAATTTTACTTTTACGATCAACAATACCTGCCTTGATGAAAATTATCATCCTTCAGACAATACACGTATTACGACGAATTTTGCCAATTTAGCGCGCGGAAAACATCGTCAACAAAACCTACGTAACACATTGACCATGATTAACCGCCGTTTCAATGACCTAGCGAACTGGGATAATCAAAGCGGTGACCGTTACTCTGTAGAATTAGAGATTATCTCTGTCAATCTCAATATGGAAAATAACGACGCCGTCATCCCATCCATTGAAGTGTTAAAAACCTATATCGTTGATCATCAAACTAACCAGCGCAGCGAGGGAATAGTCGGCAACAATTTCTCTTCTTATGTACGTGATTACGATTTTAGCGTCCGTTTAGCCGAGCACAATAAGGGAAAAACACGCTTCTCAGTACCTGAAGATTTTGGCCTCCTGCATGGCAACATATTTAAATCTTTTGTTAACTCAGAAGCTTATAAACAAAACTTCGCTAAGCCACCGGTTATTTGCCTGAGTGTTTCAGACAGTAAAGTGTACCAGCGCACCCATAATCACCACCCTATTCTTGGTTTTGAATACCAACCTAATGAGTCATCCCTCACAGAGCAGTACTTTCAAAAAATGGGCTTACAAGTGCGTTATTTCATGCCTAAAGGCTGCGTAGCGCCACTCGCCTTCTTTTTCTTTGGCGATCTACTGAATGATTACACCAATTTAGAGCTGATCAGTACCATCAGCACGATGGAGACTTTCCAAAAAATTTATCGTCCTGAGATCTACTTTGCCAATACTGTCGCAAGCGAACGATACCAAGCTAATTTGAAATGTAATGACCATTCTGTCACCGGCATTATTTATGATCGTGAAGAGCGAACTCGTCTCGCGATTGAACAAGGAAAGTTTGTTGAAGAAGTCTTCATTAAACCTTATCAACATTTTCTTGAGCAGTGGTCAGCCCAATACACCAACACCTTAACTAGCCAACACAGCGAGCAATTCTAA
- a CDS encoding DMT family transporter: MMKPSADDVFTRLPVVFSLAILCTLLWGSAYPAIKTGYALLSIEPHDVASQMVFAGQRFFLAGVFLFIIARILNKPSMNMTLPKFSQLAALGLSQTTLQYIFFYIGLAYTTGVKASILNATGTFFSVIFAHFIYQNDRLTHRKALGCTIGFLGVFIVNFHSSLLDFQFSLAGEGSIVLAAFFLASASIYGKRLSQKMDAMLMTAWQLAIGGAALLVIGYLSGGRSGEFHFSSVLLLMYLALLSSAAFALWSILLKHNPVGMITIFNFLIPIFGSLLSALFLHENVFEWKNLLALMLVCSGIYLVTRRKRQ; the protein is encoded by the coding sequence ATGATGAAGCCGTCTGCCGACGATGTTTTTACACGCCTTCCTGTCGTTTTCTCTCTCGCCATTTTATGTACGCTTTTATGGGGCAGTGCTTATCCGGCGATCAAAACCGGCTATGCTTTACTGTCGATAGAGCCCCATGATGTCGCCTCACAAATGGTGTTTGCTGGGCAGCGTTTCTTCCTTGCGGGAGTATTTCTGTTCATCATTGCTCGTATTCTTAACAAGCCCAGCATGAATATGACGTTGCCAAAGTTCAGCCAACTCGCCGCCTTAGGCTTGAGCCAAACCACGTTGCAATACATCTTCTTTTATATTGGTCTGGCTTACACTACGGGCGTAAAAGCGTCGATATTGAATGCCACCGGGACCTTCTTCAGTGTTATTTTTGCCCATTTCATTTACCAAAACGACCGGCTGACTCACCGTAAAGCGCTGGGTTGTACTATCGGTTTTCTTGGCGTGTTTATCGTCAACTTTCACAGCTCATTGCTGGATTTTCAATTTAGTTTAGCCGGGGAAGGCTCCATTGTTCTGGCCGCGTTCTTCTTGGCCTCCGCTTCAATTTACGGTAAGCGTTTATCACAAAAAATGGATGCGATGCTGATGACCGCATGGCAGCTTGCGATTGGTGGCGCAGCATTACTGGTGATTGGCTATCTCTCTGGCGGCCGCAGCGGTGAGTTTCACTTTTCAAGCGTATTATTGCTGATGTATTTGGCGTTATTATCTTCCGCTGCTTTTGCGCTGTGGAGTATTCTGCTCAAGCACAATCCCGTTGGCATGATCACCATCTTCAACTTTTTAATCCCGATCTTCGGCAGCCTACTCTCTGCCTTGTTCTTGCATGAAAACGTCTTTGAGTGGAAAAACCTACTCGCGTTAATGCTGGTATGTAGTGGTATTTATCTGGTGACTCGCCGTAAGCGGCAATAA
- the lamB gene encoding maltoporin LamB, translating to MKTLKVCLTAAAVSSALLAPAAMAVGVDFHGYMRAGAGVSAHGGANESYERNKVGRLGNEDDVYGEIQLDTTPIKAGDSAEFIVSSMIAYGSDGSNGWESARDDDNGADVALAQFNVQAKGLFDFDKEATLWAGKRYYQRQDIHITDFYYWNTSGGAGGGIENVTAGPGKISFAFMRDDSLGNDIGVDLDGDGVADKQNYNVNNFDLRYAGLGLWQDASLELGVNYYMVNETDEQEDFNLDTKDSVMATAVITQGNFFGGFNKTVFQFATNGAASGMAGLGSGSWIPAVSDGDTGFRVINFGVVDLSENWDFGHQVMYAQSSYKGDKEDHKFANVVMRPIYNWSETMKTEFEAGYYTEENQWGNDGADNEGTKFTVAQAWSAGSGFWARPEIRVYASYVDDFKNDNRFGNNQSNEVSVGIQAEAWW from the coding sequence ATGAAAACCCTCAAAGTTTGTTTAACCGCTGCTGCCGTTTCTTCCGCTTTACTCGCCCCTGCTGCTATGGCGGTGGGTGTTGATTTCCATGGCTATATGCGTGCTGGTGCTGGTGTCAGTGCTCATGGTGGAGCCAATGAGTCATACGAAAGAAATAAAGTGGGCCGTCTTGGTAACGAAGATGATGTTTACGGCGAAATTCAATTAGATACAACCCCTATTAAAGCCGGTGACAGTGCAGAGTTCATTGTAAGTTCAATGATTGCTTATGGTTCTGATGGTTCAAATGGCTGGGAATCGGCGCGTGATGATGACAATGGTGCTGATGTGGCGCTTGCTCAGTTTAACGTTCAAGCGAAAGGCCTATTTGATTTCGATAAAGAAGCAACCCTTTGGGCGGGTAAGCGTTACTACCAACGTCAAGATATCCATATTACTGATTTCTACTACTGGAACACTTCTGGTGGCGCTGGCGGCGGTATCGAAAATGTCACGGCTGGCCCAGGTAAAATCTCGTTTGCTTTCATGCGTGATGATTCTTTAGGTAACGATATTGGTGTCGACTTAGATGGTGATGGCGTTGCTGATAAGCAAAATTACAACGTTAACAATTTTGACTTACGTTATGCAGGATTAGGTTTATGGCAAGATGCGTCATTAGAGCTTGGCGTAAACTACTACATGGTTAATGAAACCGATGAACAAGAAGATTTCAACCTAGATACTAAAGACAGCGTAATGGCGACGGCGGTGATCACTCAAGGTAACTTCTTTGGTGGCTTCAACAAAACGGTATTCCAGTTTGCGACTAACGGTGCGGCATCTGGGATGGCTGGGCTAGGTTCAGGTAGCTGGATCCCTGCGGTATCAGATGGTGATACTGGCTTCCGTGTGATTAACTTCGGTGTGGTCGATTTAAGCGAGAACTGGGACTTTGGTCACCAGGTGATGTACGCTCAAAGCTCATACAAAGGTGATAAAGAAGACCATAAATTTGCTAACGTAGTGATGCGTCCAATCTATAACTGGTCTGAAACCATGAAGACTGAGTTTGAAGCTGGTTACTACACAGAAGAAAACCAATGGGGTAACGACGGCGCTGATAACGAAGGTACGAAGTTCACCGTCGCTCAAGCATGGTCTGCGGGCTCTGGCTTCTGGGCGCGTCCTGAAATCCGTGTTTACGCTTCTTATGTTGATGACTTCAAAAACGACAACCGCTTTGGCAACAACCAATCAAATGAAGTATCGGTTGGTATCCAAGCTGAAGCATGGTGGTAA
- a CDS encoding HEPN domain-containing protein, whose protein sequence is MKYRKTEKWDDLENSKNLLFFAQLFDELFFDFSLDTYKPSSMNTSLLCEEALEVIDEIQKGNIKAPNLQHVIDELCENLSRDKAANALLSIKLKQINATLRDPKKTAEDKKIVVELILRQINLKRYKKKNEELLIQVIKGEVDFSSIRSLARSYATTLLNLGFSSEYIAETTQKFFHYDKNRIHGNSAIEDFIQIFCDKPKQYQIVFRSTKDVDLYKDSLKAFGIKLVNDLHDLDIDHTKHKFPKSEKEVYICVSEIKARDNFSAKNTAEDTLEMLSTIFGLFHHKQQLSWTTDCLIWNETDNEVSRSRIRTNAMHKCSDQKPSRAAIQANRFLSEFGLEKNSFRVFTRAAELHSLALKSDSNENQMLNLWIALESIIPASHDSNISNIEHIVQSTMPFLNLGYYQRLVARLTSDLFNWNRNQTKKILKDIEGDNQVIKVAKLLSLEDYSDKRQELKDSFKDFHLLYDRFEYLEFIYADPQNMLKGLKNHTIRVGWQIRRIYRARNMIVHSGMTPSYIELLIENVHDYLDHIIGKIIMLVNDSQKVLSIEQAFKLTDMTYKALEDTLSNKKLKLKSELIEQMYIS, encoded by the coding sequence ATGAAGTATAGAAAAACTGAAAAGTGGGATGACTTAGAAAACAGCAAAAACCTACTTTTTTTTGCTCAACTATTTGATGAGCTGTTTTTTGATTTCTCTCTCGATACTTATAAGCCATCGTCCATGAACACAAGTTTGTTGTGTGAGGAGGCACTGGAGGTAATCGATGAGATCCAAAAAGGAAATATTAAAGCACCAAATTTACAACATGTTATCGATGAACTATGTGAAAACTTGTCAAGAGATAAGGCTGCAAATGCTCTATTGTCTATCAAGTTAAAACAAATTAACGCTACTCTTCGTGACCCTAAGAAGACGGCTGAAGATAAGAAAATAGTAGTTGAATTAATACTTCGTCAAATTAATCTGAAGCGGTATAAAAAGAAAAACGAAGAACTACTCATCCAAGTAATCAAGGGGGAAGTTGACTTTTCTTCAATCCGATCATTGGCTAGAAGTTACGCAACAACACTATTAAATTTAGGTTTCAGTTCAGAGTATATTGCTGAAACAACACAAAAGTTTTTCCACTACGACAAAAACAGAATTCATGGCAATAGCGCAATCGAGGACTTTATACAAATATTCTGCGATAAGCCAAAACAATATCAAATAGTCTTCCGCTCAACTAAAGATGTTGATCTATATAAAGACTCTTTGAAAGCATTTGGCATCAAATTGGTAAATGACCTGCACGACTTAGATATAGACCATACTAAACATAAGTTTCCTAAGAGCGAAAAAGAAGTATACATATGCGTTTCAGAGATAAAGGCTCGAGACAATTTTTCTGCCAAAAATACCGCTGAAGATACTTTAGAGATGTTGAGCACGATATTTGGTCTATTTCACCACAAACAGCAACTCAGCTGGACTACAGATTGTTTGATTTGGAATGAGACAGATAATGAAGTGAGTAGGTCTCGTATCCGAACAAATGCGATGCATAAATGTAGTGACCAAAAGCCGTCTAGAGCAGCGATACAAGCGAATAGATTTTTGTCAGAATTTGGCTTAGAGAAAAACTCATTTAGAGTGTTTACTAGAGCAGCTGAGCTTCACTCTCTTGCCTTAAAAAGCGATTCCAATGAGAATCAGATGCTAAACTTATGGATTGCTCTTGAATCAATTATTCCAGCTTCTCACGACTCAAATATATCGAACATAGAGCATATTGTTCAGAGCACGATGCCTTTCTTAAATTTAGGCTACTATCAGAGGCTAGTTGCCCGCTTAACAAGTGATCTTTTTAACTGGAATCGCAATCAGACAAAGAAAATTCTAAAGGATATCGAAGGGGATAATCAGGTAATAAAGGTAGCTAAATTGTTATCTTTAGAAGATTATTCCGATAAGCGACAGGAGTTGAAAGACTCTTTTAAAGATTTTCACCTGCTATATGATCGTTTTGAGTATTTAGAATTTATTTATGCGGATCCACAAAATATGCTCAAAGGTTTAAAAAACCATACTATCAGAGTGGGCTGGCAAATTAGAAGGATCTACCGTGCTCGTAACATGATCGTTCATAGTGGTATGACACCGAGTTATATTGAACTTCTTATTGAAAATGTGCATGACTATTTAGACCATATAATAGGGAAAATCATAATGTTAGTGAATGACTCTCAGAAAGTTCTGAGTATCGAGCAGGCATTCAAGTTAACTGATATGACGTACAAAGCTCTGGAAGACACATTATCGAACAAAAAGTTAAAGCTTAAATCAGAACTGATTGAACAGATGTATATATCTTAA